A stretch of the Alosa alosa isolate M-15738 ecotype Scorff River chromosome 16, AALO_Geno_1.1, whole genome shotgun sequence genome encodes the following:
- the LOC125309427 gene encoding melanocortin receptor 4-like has protein sequence MTMNATPHFGLIPSYDTNLTHLMEGKDASSSSSSSEGCYDQLLISTEVFLALGIVSLLENILVIAAIIKNKNLHSPMYLFICSLAVADLLVSVSNASETIVIALINSGTLAVPADIIKSMDNVFDSMICSSLLASICSLLAIAVDRYITIFYALRYHNMVTVRRALLVISAIWACCTASGMLFIIYSESTTVLVCLISMFFTMLALMASLYVHMFLLARLHMKRIAAQPGSAPIRQRANMKGAITLTILLGVFVVCWAPFFLHLILMITCPRNPYCTCFMSQFNMYLVLIMCNSIIDPIIYAFRSQEMRKTFKEFFCCWYSLPSFCICEMLGKY, from the coding sequence ATGACCATGAATGCTACTCCGCACTTCGGACTGATCCCAAGCTACGACACAAATCTCACTCACCTCATGGAGGGAAAGGacgcatcctcctcctcatcgtcGTCAGAGGGTTGCTACGACCAGCTGCTGATCTCCACCGAGGTCTTCCTGGCGCTGGGCATCGTGAGCCTCCTGGAGAACATCCTGGTGATCGCCGCCATCATCAAGAACAAGAACCTGCACTCGCCCATGTACCTGTTCATTTGCAGCCTGGCCGTGGCCGACCTGCTGGTGAGCGTGTCCAACGCGTCCGAGACCATCGTCATCGCGCTCATCAACAGCGGCACGCTGGCCGTCCCGGCGGACATCATCAAGAGCATGGACAACGTTTTCGACTCCATGATCTGCAGCTCGCTGCTGGCATCCATCTGCAGTCTCCTGGCCATCGCCGTGGACCGCTACATCACCATCTTCTACGCGCTGCGCTACCACAACATGGTGACGGTGCGCCGGGCGCTCCTGGTCATCTCGGCCATCTGGGCGTGCTGCACAGCGTCCGGCATGCTTTTCATCATCTACTCAGAGAGCACCACGGTGCTGGTGTGCCTCATCAGCATGTTCTTCACCATGCTGGCACTCATGGCCTCGCTCTACGTGCACATGTTCCTGCTGGCACGGCTGCACATGAAGCGCATCGCCGCGCAGCCCGGGAGCGCGCCCATACGCCAGCGCGCCAACATGAAGGGCGCCATCACGCTGACCATCCTGCTGGGCGTCTTCGTGGTGTGCTGGGCGCCGTTCTTCCTGCACCTCATCCTCATGATCACGTGCCCGCGCAACCCCTACTGCACGTGCTTCATGTCCCAGTTCAACATGTATCTTGTCCTCATCATGTGTAACTCCATCATTGACCCCATCATCTATGCCTTCCGCAGCCAGGAAATGAGGAAGACTTTCAAGGAGTTCTTCTGCTGCTGGTACAGCCTGCCCAGCTTCTGTATCTGCGAGATGCTCGGGAAGTATTGA